In Tripterygium wilfordii isolate XIE 37 chromosome 23, ASM1340144v1, whole genome shotgun sequence, one genomic interval encodes:
- the LOC119993772 gene encoding transcription factor PRE5-like has protein sequence MSSRRSRQSSGASRITDDQIIELVSKLRQLLPEIQQRRSDKVSASKVLQETCNYIRNLHREVDDLSERLSQLLATIDADSPEAAIIRGLIM, from the exons ATGTCTAGCAGAAGATCAAGGCAGTCGTCTGGGGCTTCAAGGATCACTGATGATCAGATCATTGAACTTGTTTCCAAGTTAAGGCAACTCCTCCCTGAGATTCAACAAAGGCGCTCTGATAag GTATCAGCTTCAAAGGTGTTGCAGGAGACCTGCAACTATATAAGGAACTTGCACAGGGAGGTCGATGACTTAAGCGAGCGATTGTCGCAGCTTTTGGCAACAATTGATGCGGATAGTCCTGAAGCTGCCATTATCAGGGGTTTAATtatgtaa